In the Magnetospira sp. QH-2 genome, one interval contains:
- the fba gene encoding class II fructose-bisphosphate aldolase (catalyzes the reversible aldol condensation of dihydroxyacetonephosphate and glyceraldehyde 3-phosphate in the Calvin cycle, glycolysis, and/or gluconeogenesis) yields the protein MPLVSMRQLLDHAAENSYGIPAFNVNNLEQVKAIMVAADATNSPVILQGSAGARKYAGEAFLRHLILAAIEEYPHIPVCMHQDHGTSPAVCQRSIQSGFSSVMMDGSLMTDGKTPSSYEYNVETTRRVVDMAHACGVSVEGELGCLGSLETGEAEAEDGVGAEGKLDHSQLLTDPDEAADFVSKTHCDALAIAIGTSHGAYKFTRPPTGDILAIDRIKEINARIPNTHLVMHGSSSVPQDWLKTINEYGGGMGETYGVPVEEIVEGIKHGVRKVNIDTDLRMASTGSIRKHLHDNNANFDPRKFLKVAQDAMTDICKARYEAFGTAGNADRIKVISLETMFMDYEAGKLDPKVN from the coding sequence ATGCCTCTCGTTTCCATGCGTCAGCTTCTCGACCACGCGGCCGAGAACAGCTATGGCATCCCGGCGTTCAACGTCAACAACCTGGAGCAGGTCAAGGCGATCATGGTCGCTGCCGACGCAACCAACAGCCCGGTGATCCTGCAAGGTTCCGCCGGTGCCCGCAAATATGCTGGCGAGGCGTTCCTGCGTCACCTGATCCTGGCGGCGATCGAAGAGTACCCCCACATCCCGGTGTGTATGCACCAGGATCACGGCACCTCTCCGGCGGTTTGCCAACGGTCTATTCAATCCGGGTTCTCCTCGGTGATGATGGATGGCTCGCTGATGACAGACGGCAAGACTCCGTCGTCGTATGAGTACAACGTGGAAACCACCCGTCGGGTGGTGGACATGGCTCATGCCTGCGGTGTTTCCGTCGAAGGCGAGCTGGGTTGCCTGGGTTCCTTGGAGACCGGTGAAGCCGAAGCCGAAGACGGCGTGGGGGCCGAGGGCAAGCTGGACCATTCCCAGCTGCTCACCGACCCCGATGAGGCGGCCGACTTTGTCAGCAAGACCCATTGCGATGCCCTGGCCATTGCCATTGGCACCAGCCATGGCGCCTATAAGTTCACCCGTCCGCCGACCGGGGATATCCTGGCCATTGACCGGATCAAGGAGATCAATGCCCGCATTCCCAACACCCATTTGGTGATGCATGGCTCTTCTTCGGTGCCGCAGGACTGGCTGAAGACCATCAACGAGTATGGCGGCGGCATGGGCGAGACCTATGGCGTTCCGGTGGAAGAAATCGTTGAAGGCATTAAGCACGGTGTGCGCAAGGTCAACATCGATACCGATCTGCGCATGGCCTCTACCGGTTCCATCCGCAAGCACCTGCACGACAACAACGCTAACTTCGATCCGCGCAAGTTCTTGAAGGTGGCCCAAGATGCCATGACCGATATCTGCAAGGCCCGCTACGAAGCCTTTGGGACCGCCGGCAATGCCGACAGAATCAAGGTCATCAGCCTCGAGACCATGTTCATGGACTACGAGGCCGGTAAGTTGGACCCGAAGGTGAATTGA
- a CDS encoding TlpA disulfide reductase family protein, with translation MRLLLLILMLLFTVATPARAMESAPPMAPDWTVSEWLNGEGSTLADLKGKVVVIEFFQMWCPGCNSFSIPLMHQWQTETFKGAVEAGALQVVSIHTVFEGHSVQTPAKLRKFIKRKGITNLVGIDAYEKGDHYPITMRRWKTGGTPEVAIVDKKGRLRFQEFGGFNTDTAEALIKKLLKE, from the coding sequence ATGCGCCTGTTGCTGCTCATTCTAATGTTGCTGTTCACCGTCGCCACTCCAGCGCGCGCAATGGAATCCGCCCCACCCATGGCCCCGGACTGGACGGTCTCGGAATGGCTGAACGGGGAGGGGAGTACCCTGGCCGACCTGAAAGGCAAGGTCGTGGTCATCGAGTTCTTTCAGATGTGGTGTCCAGGCTGCAATAGCTTCTCCATTCCGCTCATGCACCAATGGCAGACCGAAACTTTCAAGGGCGCCGTGGAAGCAGGGGCATTGCAGGTGGTCAGCATCCACACGGTGTTTGAAGGCCATTCGGTCCAGACCCCGGCAAAACTGCGCAAGTTCATCAAGCGCAAGGGCATCACCAACCTGGTGGGCATCGACGCCTACGAGAAGGGTGATCACTATCCCATCACCATGCGCCGGTGGAAGACCGGCGGCACGCCAGAAGTGGCCATCGTCGACAAGAAGGGCCGCCTGCGATTCCAGGAGTTTGGCGGCTTCAATACCGATACGGCGGAAGCGCTGATCAAAAAGCTGTTGAAGGAGTAG
- a CDS encoding c-type cytochrome, with the protein MVSKTALRTALAAVLFSGLAGTGIAHADSHGGMASASMLANTCNGCHGPDGNSYGPASPSIAGMNDLYLTEALMMYKSGERPSTIMGRIAKGYSEKELEAIAKFFAGKKTIRVAKQKSDAKMVEMGQKITRDLCEGCHEKDGYAAEDYPILAGQLMPYLRNNLADFASGARNLDTNPSLSAKERRKKKGKLKDLHDKHGKDGVEAVVQFYGSRK; encoded by the coding sequence ATGGTGTCCAAGACCGCTTTGCGTACCGCCCTCGCAGCTGTTCTTTTCAGCGGCCTGGCCGGTACCGGGATCGCTCACGCCGATAGCCACGGTGGCATGGCGTCAGCAAGCATGTTGGCAAATACCTGTAACGGCTGTCATGGCCCGGACGGGAACAGCTATGGGCCGGCATCGCCGTCCATCGCCGGCATGAATGACCTTTATCTCACAGAAGCGCTTATGATGTACAAGAGCGGCGAACGCCCCTCGACCATCATGGGCCGGATCGCCAAGGGCTATTCCGAAAAGGAACTCGAGGCTATTGCCAAGTTCTTCGCCGGCAAAAAGACCATACGCGTCGCCAAACAGAAGTCGGATGCTAAAATGGTCGAAATGGGCCAGAAGATTACCCGTGATCTCTGTGAAGGCTGCCACGAGAAAGACGGCTATGCCGCCGAGGATTACCCGATCCTGGCCGGTCAGTTGATGCCGTACCTGCGCAACAACCTGGCGGATTTCGCCTCCGGTGCGCGTAACCTGGACACCAACCCCTCGCTTTCGGCCAAGGAACGCCGCAAGAAAAAGGGCAAGTTGAAGGATCTCCACGATAAGCACGGTAAAGACGGCGTGGAGGCCGTTGTTCAGTTCTACGGCAGCCGTAAGTAA
- the tkt gene encoding transketolase gives MSATHQEMANAIRFLAADAVQKAKSGHPGMPMGMADVATVLFTKFMKYDPSAPKWADRDRFILSAGHGSMLLYSLLHLMGVEDFSMEELSKFRQLGSRCAGHPEYGHGAGIEATAGPLGQGISMAVGMALAERMMNARYGNDLVDHYTYVIAGDGCLMEGISQEALSIAGHMKLNKLIVMWDDNEICIDGKTNMTLSDDQLARFTASNWNVMSIDGHDPKAIEDALTAAKASDKPTLIGCKSTIGFGAPTLAGSHHTHGAPLGDEEIAGMRKALNWDAAPFTVPDNVLAAWRAAGAAGSAPRESWEGRLNGSAEKAEFMRLQSGDLPGGWEMAMNDYKKKMADEQPTKATRQASGMALEVLADAVPEMIGGSADLTGSVNTKTSFMNAIQPGDYGGRYMHYGVREHGMAAVMNGMALHGEFIPYSGTFAVFADYMRGAMRLSALMEQRVVYVLTHDSIGLGEDGPTHQPVETVANLRALPNFNVYRPADVIEAAECWASALTTKSTPSGMILSRQGLPAVRVTHTDENLCARGGYVLREAEGGDRKVTLMATGSEVSVAMAARDQLQADGVPTAVVSMPCFELFDAQDQAYKDSVLGATGGARVAVEAAVQQGWDKYLGSNGGFIGMTGFGASAPAPDLYKHFGITADAVAAEAKSLI, from the coding sequence ATGAGTGCTACACATCAAGAAATGGCCAATGCCATCCGTTTTCTGGCGGCTGACGCTGTACAGAAGGCTAAGTCCGGCCACCCCGGTATGCCCATGGGCATGGCCGATGTCGCCACCGTGCTTTTCACCAAGTTCATGAAGTATGATCCGAGTGCGCCGAAATGGGCCGACCGGGATCGCTTTATTCTGTCCGCCGGTCACGGCTCCATGTTGCTGTACTCGCTGTTGCACCTGATGGGTGTCGAGGACTTCTCCATGGAAGAGTTGTCCAAATTCCGTCAGTTGGGTTCCCGCTGCGCCGGTCACCCGGAATACGGCCATGGCGCCGGCATCGAAGCCACCGCCGGTCCGCTGGGCCAAGGCATCTCCATGGCGGTCGGCATGGCGCTGGCCGAGCGCATGATGAATGCCCGCTACGGCAACGACTTGGTCGACCATTACACCTACGTCATCGCCGGCGACGGTTGCCTGATGGAAGGTATTTCCCAGGAAGCCCTATCCATTGCCGGTCATATGAAGCTGAACAAGCTGATCGTGATGTGGGATGACAACGAGATCTGCATCGACGGCAAGACCAACATGACCTTGTCCGACGACCAACTGGCCCGCTTCACCGCGTCCAACTGGAACGTGATGAGCATCGACGGCCATGATCCCAAGGCCATCGAAGACGCTCTGACCGCCGCCAAGGCCTCTGACAAGCCGACCCTGATCGGCTGCAAGTCGACCATCGGTTTCGGTGCGCCGACCCTGGCCGGTTCGCACCATACCCATGGTGCCCCGCTGGGCGACGAGGAGATCGCCGGCATGCGCAAGGCCCTGAATTGGGATGCCGCGCCCTTTACCGTTCCCGACAACGTGCTGGCCGCCTGGCGTGCCGCTGGTGCCGCCGGTAGCGCCCCCCGCGAGTCCTGGGAAGGCCGTCTGAATGGTTCCGCCGAGAAGGCCGAGTTCATGCGCCTGCAATCCGGTGATCTGCCGGGTGGTTGGGAAATGGCCATGAATGACTACAAGAAGAAGATGGCCGACGAGCAGCCCACCAAGGCAACCCGTCAGGCTTCCGGCATGGCCCTGGAAGTGCTGGCCGACGCGGTGCCCGAAATGATTGGTGGTTCCGCTGACCTCACCGGTTCCGTGAACACCAAGACCTCGTTCATGAACGCCATTCAGCCCGGTGACTACGGCGGACGCTACATGCACTATGGCGTGCGCGAGCACGGCATGGCCGCCGTCATGAACGGCATGGCTCTGCACGGCGAGTTCATTCCGTACTCCGGCACCTTCGCGGTGTTTGCCGACTATATGCGTGGCGCCATGCGTTTGTCGGCGCTGATGGAACAACGGGTGGTCTACGTGCTGACCCATGACTCCATTGGTCTCGGCGAAGACGGTCCGACCCACCAGCCGGTGGAAACCGTCGCCAACCTGCGCGCTCTGCCGAACTTCAACGTCTATCGTCCGGCTGATGTGATCGAAGCCGCCGAATGCTGGGCCTCGGCCTTGACCACCAAGAGCACCCCGTCGGGCATGATTCTCTCCCGCCAGGGGCTGCCTGCGGTGCGTGTGACACACACCGACGAGAACCTCTGCGCTCGGGGTGGCTACGTGCTGCGCGAAGCCGAAGGCGGTGATCGCAAGGTCACCTTGATGGCGACGGGTTCCGAGGTTTCCGTGGCCATGGCGGCCCGCGATCAGCTGCAGGCCGATGGCGTGCCGACGGCGGTTGTTTCCATGCCGTGTTTCGAACTGTTCGATGCGCAAGATCAAGCGTATAAGGACTCGGTTCTTGGCGCGACGGGCGGTGCGCGTGTGGCGGTCGAAGCGGCGGTTCAGCAGGGCTGGGACAAGTACCTGGGCTCCAACGGCGGCTTTATCGGCATGACCGGTTTCGGTGCTTCGGCCCCGGCGCCCGATCTGTACAAGCACTTCGGTATCACGGCTGATGCGGTGGCGGCCGAAGCAAAAAGCCTTATCTAA
- a CDS encoding NAD(P)/FAD-dependent oxidoreductase — MTDFNRRGFLKLTGGAAAVAGAAVAAPHVAKAAGGKVVVVGGGVAGATTARYLKIADKAIDVTLIEPNATYHTCFLSNEVLSGDRTMDQIAVTYDGLKSMGIKVVKDMVTGIDAMGKKVMTKGGETFSYDHCVVAPGISFKLDGYGGVSDGMFDKIPHAWKAGPQTALLRKQLEAMPDGGTFCMVAPPNPFRCPPGPYERASQIAMYFQNHKPKSKIVIIDRKEKFSKFGLFMGAWKNLYGYGTDNSIIKWVKASEAGAIESIDPSTMTVTTDFETVKADVINYIPPQVAGEIAIKAGLTNAKGWCDVDKVTFESKVHKGIHVLGDASVATKMPKSGYSANSQGKVCAAAINAALKGMEMGHPSYVNTCYSIAGKDYGFSVAAVYKYNKAEDLIAPVKGAGGLTPGDASAEARRREVEFAYSWYDNIVKDTWG; from the coding sequence ATGACTGATTTTAATCGTCGCGGATTTCTCAAGCTGACCGGTGGCGCTGCCGCCGTGGCTGGAGCCGCTGTTGCCGCCCCGCATGTGGCGAAAGCCGCTGGGGGCAAGGTTGTCGTGGTTGGCGGCGGTGTGGCTGGTGCCACCACTGCCCGTTACCTGAAGATCGCCGACAAGGCCATCGACGTGACCTTGATCGAGCCCAATGCCACCTATCATACTTGCTTCCTGTCCAACGAAGTGCTGTCTGGTGATCGCACCATGGACCAGATTGCCGTCACCTATGACGGCCTAAAGTCCATGGGTATCAAGGTGGTCAAGGACATGGTTACCGGCATTGATGCCATGGGCAAGAAGGTCATGACCAAGGGGGGAGAGACCTTCTCCTATGACCATTGTGTCGTGGCTCCGGGTATCTCCTTTAAGCTTGATGGTTATGGCGGCGTGTCCGATGGCATGTTCGACAAGATCCCGCATGCTTGGAAGGCCGGTCCGCAAACCGCCCTATTGCGCAAGCAGTTGGAAGCCATGCCTGATGGTGGCACCTTCTGTATGGTGGCGCCGCCGAATCCGTTCCGCTGCCCCCCCGGGCCGTACGAGCGGGCCAGCCAGATCGCCATGTACTTCCAAAACCACAAGCCGAAGTCCAAGATCGTCATTATTGATCGCAAGGAGAAGTTCTCCAAGTTCGGCCTGTTCATGGGAGCTTGGAAGAACCTGTATGGTTACGGCACCGACAACAGCATCATCAAGTGGGTGAAGGCGTCTGAAGCCGGGGCCATTGAGTCCATCGATCCCTCGACCATGACCGTCACCACCGACTTCGAGACCGTCAAGGCCGATGTCATCAACTACATCCCGCCGCAAGTGGCCGGTGAGATCGCCATCAAGGCCGGTCTGACCAACGCCAAGGGCTGGTGCGATGTGGACAAGGTGACCTTCGAGTCCAAGGTACACAAGGGCATTCACGTGCTCGGCGATGCCTCGGTGGCGACCAAGATGCCCAAGTCCGGGTATTCCGCCAACTCGCAAGGCAAAGTCTGTGCCGCCGCCATCAACGCTGCCCTCAAAGGCATGGAGATGGGGCATCCGTCCTACGTCAATACCTGCTACTCCATTGCCGGTAAGGACTATGGCTTCTCGGTCGCGGCTGTCTACAAGTACAACAAGGCCGAGGACCTCATTGCTCCGGTCAAGGGTGCTGGTGGTCTGACTCCGGGTGATGCGTCCGCCGAGGCGCGTCGTCGCGAGGTGGAATTCGCCTACAGCTGGTACGACAATATCGTCAAGGATACCTGGGGCTGA
- a CDS encoding NapC/NirT family cytochrome c translates to MIWNWLKNPGVRWGLIVGVVGTFVGIVGFNVVVAHTNTMEFCTSCHSMSYPLAEYKKSFHYKNTVGVQAGCPDCHVPHTYPDLLIAKVMAAKDVYGEIMGHIETPELYEKERLTMAKRVWAKMEATESRECRNCHDFEDMLSDEQGRRARRKHSEAQKKGGHCIQCHKGVVHEMPEGYEG, encoded by the coding sequence ATGATCTGGAATTGGCTGAAAAATCCCGGTGTCCGCTGGGGGCTGATCGTCGGCGTCGTGGGGACGTTTGTCGGCATCGTCGGCTTCAATGTTGTGGTCGCCCACACCAATACCATGGAGTTTTGCACCTCCTGCCATTCGATGTCTTATCCTTTGGCGGAGTACAAAAAGAGCTTCCATTACAAGAATACCGTCGGTGTTCAGGCCGGGTGCCCGGACTGCCACGTACCCCATACCTATCCCGATCTGCTCATCGCCAAGGTCATGGCGGCCAAGGACGTGTATGGCGAGATCATGGGCCATATCGAGACCCCAGAGCTCTATGAAAAGGAGCGGCTGACCATGGCCAAGCGGGTTTGGGCCAAGATGGAGGCCACGGAATCCAGGGAATGCCGCAATTGCCACGATTTCGAGGACATGCTTTCCGATGAGCAGGGACGCCGCGCCCGCCGTAAACACAGCGAGGCGCAAAAGAAAGGCGGTCATTGCATCCAATGTCACAAGGGCGTCGTGCACGAAATGCCGGAAGGGTATGAAGGATAA
- a CDS encoding cyclic nucleotide-binding domain-containing protein translates to MDRQTFAPGEVLFKQGDDGEIAYLVEKGAIEISVNEGADKQVLGQIDPGGLFGEMALISSMPRMATATATVEATCVVIPRMVLSVLIGGADPLMSALLLNLIGHIRSLNEKLTPELFEDDEVQFFFQGADGAYRREDRRA, encoded by the coding sequence ATGGATCGACAAACCTTCGCGCCCGGTGAGGTTCTTTTTAAGCAAGGGGACGACGGTGAGATCGCCTACCTGGTGGAAAAGGGCGCCATCGAGATTTCGGTCAACGAGGGAGCGGACAAGCAGGTGCTCGGCCAAATCGACCCGGGCGGCCTGTTCGGCGAGATGGCGCTGATCTCCAGCATGCCGCGCATGGCCACCGCCACGGCGACCGTTGAGGCCACCTGTGTTGTGATCCCCAGAATGGTCCTGAGCGTCCTCATCGGCGGCGCCGACCCTTTGATGAGCGCCTTGCTTCTCAACCTCATCGGCCATATCCGCTCACTGAACGAAAAGCTCACCCCCGAACTGTTCGAGGACGACGAGGTCCAGTTCTTCTTCCAGGGAGCCGACGGGGCCTATCGGCGGGAAGATCGGCGGGCGTGA